One window of the Misgurnus anguillicaudatus chromosome 8, ASM2758022v2, whole genome shotgun sequence genome contains the following:
- the LOC129450017 gene encoding uncharacterized protein: MPRKKGFRRSEAAKRRMAVVSHVEPLVKRPAYEVQPPLKKSAPIPTIYCPKTVNEKVHVTAKTVKEKVHVTAKTVNEKVHATANKTVIETVIEKVHGTANKTVIEKVHGTANKTVNEKVHVIDKVSANEADKVLDGAVIRGSFSQDDMRFGSTRNKQCAAISLTSVLQHCVKNVLTWQTADLDNVLNKGNDLYVVLKNTRQIGKGQCEYILIPELPRTCTYCDKYFEIKFGSSFGGFTDVFEYDAEVGDFAMPFHVAVERSLRDFDACLVTIAANTCAIIKQGHLYAIVDSHATSFINGQQYRSATSFVAYYSNIDHVIGYFYDFANRFGNAYIPFEVTGIKPSFCDTNAGAFTVTNSQSRTNVNGFRSAANPDKLMYHDSRPAEGICIKDCNKEPNAQKPLGDSQLNNQTVIAAVSLDTERKPLKVIDVKATATGKPTAANTTCKSSQCSATSTTPKSKLKLIKCSDGNSKQELYVSKLDKEKLPDKKNTQENVDLTNTQENVDLTNTQENVDLTNTQENVDLTDVLFNENVLTDDIIIGNTINNEFSFKLLTSANQEALCARLHLTNENHTVQGTNISSLGEPCKTKSIKGDGNCFYRCVAHAVCGNEEKHLKIRREVVKHLNANSSKFIRNALVYLMKTNKWYKDVEFNEQWINNLNEPDEADGNEMQEDNVSDNSDDEKVADDESQEDLTYIKEQNGLLSDTSLQPVDIGSEIIDQHFHDVLNVAPGEENAPKLNDDDEANDPVVADFIDTYITCETPPEQDIELFETVQRSSSSFDFMAGEDFRQEAL; this comes from the exons ATGCCACGTAAAAAGGGGTTCCGGAGATCTGAGGCGGCTAAGAGGCGCATGGCTGTTGTCAGCCATGTCGAGCCTCTTGTAAAAAGACCCGCATATGAGGTTCAGCCTCCTCTTAAAAAAAGTGCTCCTATACCGACAATTTATTGTCCCAAAACTGTCAATGAGAAAGTCCATGTGACTGCAAAAACTGTCAAAGAGAAAGTCCACGTGACTGCCAAAACTGTCAATGAGAAAGTCCACGCGACTGCCAATAAAACTGTCATTGAAACTGTCATTGAGAAAGTCCATGGGACTGCCAATAAAACTGTCATTGAGAAAGTCCATGGGACTGCCAATAAGACTGTCAATGAGAAAGTGCATGTGATTGACAAGGTATCTGCCAATGAAGCTGATAAAGTACTGGATGGAGCAGTTATAAGAGGATCGTTCAGTCAAGACGATATGCGATTTGGTAGTACAAGAAATAAGCAGTGTGCGGCTATCAGTTTAACTTCTGTACTTCAGCActgtgtaaaaaatgttttgacatgGCAAACTGCAGATTTGGATAATGTACTGAATAAGGGAAATGAcctttatgttgttttaaaaaatacaaggCAAATAGGAAAAGGCCAGTGTGAATACATATTGATCCCAGAACTTCCCAGAACATGTACGTACTGtgacaaatattttgaaataaagttTGGTTCATCTTTCGGTGGCTTTACTGATGTTTTTGAGTATGATGCAGAAGTGGGAGATTTTGCAATGCCATTTCATGTAGCAGTGGAGCGATCGCTGCGTGATTTTGATGCTTGTTTGGTAACTATTGCTGCCAATACATGTGCAATTATAAAACAAGGTCACTTGTATGCCATTGTAGATTCACATGCAACCAGTTTCATTAATGGGCAACAATACAGATCTGCAACAAGCTTTGTAGCTTATTACAGCAACATTGATCATGTTATCGGGTATTTCTATGACTTTGCTAATAGGTTTGGCAATGCATATATTCCATTTGAGGTAACCGGAATCAAGCCCAGCTTCTGTGACACAAATGCAGGTGCCTTTACAGTCACTAATAGTCAAAGCAGAACAAATGTAAATGGTTTTAGAAGTGCAGCAAATCCAGATAAATTAATGTACCATGACTCAAGACCTGCAGAAGGCATATGCATAAAAGATTGCAATAAGGAACCAAATGCACAGAAACCACTTGGTGATAGTCAGTTGAATAATCAAACTGTTATTGCTGCTGTCTCACTGGACACTGAAAGAAAACCACTCAAGGTGATAGATGTTAAAGCAACAGCAACTGGTAAACCCACAGCTGCTAACACAACTTGTAAGTCTAGTCAATGCAGTGCCACAAGCACCACACCAAAGAGCAAACTTAAGCTAATTAAGTGTAGTGATGGTAACAGTAAACAAGAGCTATATGTAAGCAAATTGGATAAAGAAAAATTGCCtgataagaaaaatacacaagaaaatgttgatttgacaaatacacaagaaaatgttgatttgacaaatacacaagaaaatgttgatttgacaaataCACAGgaaaatgttgatttgacaGATGTCCTGTTTAATGAGAATGTACTCACAGATGACATCATTATTGGCAATACTATAAATAATGAGTTCAGTTTTAAGCTGTTAACATCTGCAAATCAAGAGGCGTTGTGTGCACGCTTACATTTAACTAATGAAAACCACACTGTACAGGGTACAAATATAAGTTCTTTAGGAGAACCATGTAAAACAAAGAGCATCAAAGGAGACGGCAACTGCTTTTATCGATGTGTAGCACATGCAGTATGTGGCAATGAAGAGAAACACCTGAAAATCAGACGTGAAGTTGTGAAACACCTTAACGCTAACAGTTCTAAATTTATAAG AAATGCTTTAGTATATTTGATGAAAACCAATAAGTGGTATAAAGATGTGGAGTTTAATGAGCAGTGGATCAACAACTTGAATGAACCTGACGAGGCTGATGGTAATGAAATGCAGGAAGATAATGTTTCTGATAACAGTGACGATGAGAAGGTAGCTGATGATGAATCACAGGAAGATCTTACATATATCAAGGAGCAAAATGGACTTTTGTCAGACACATCACTACAGCCTGTTGACATTGGTTCAGAAATAATTGATCAACATTTTCATGATGTATTAAATGTAGCACCAGGTGAAG AAAATGCTCCAAAGcttaatgatgatgatgaagctAATGATCCTGTGGTTGCTGATTTCATTGACACATATATCACATGTGAGACACCGCCAGAACAAGACATTGAACTCTTTGAAACA